In a single window of the Sphingobium cloacae genome:
- a CDS encoding ParB/RepB/Spo0J family partition protein yields the protein MSSAGGRRRSLLANAIESIGTTPPPTRAADGPVAGDHADREKPAEEPATPSFLERRGVAFDEIARTVKRLTIRLKPSECSIWPGNARDYAALSYDRCASLIESIREEGTNREPVVVRRTPNAEQPYELIVGTRRHFSISWLHANNHSEIELVARIETLDDEGAFRLADLENREREDVTDLERARNYRHAVEAYYKGVRAQMAERLAIPKQNLHNLLQLAELPDEVVSAFAEPGDLKVRHGMRLSPLIKDERYRDAILGEAAIIAAEQKELLAAGAEKIEGSKVCERLAAAVTPSRPAPSPKAKPALTAASGKEIGQVLADTKAKGITININPKGRASVDEILDALRPVIESARFAR from the coding sequence ACGCGCGGCCGATGGTCCCGTCGCCGGGGATCACGCGGATCGAGAAAAGCCCGCCGAAGAACCGGCGACACCGTCCTTCCTCGAACGGCGCGGGGTTGCGTTCGATGAGATCGCGCGCACCGTCAAGCGCCTCACCATTCGCCTGAAGCCGTCGGAATGCTCGATCTGGCCAGGCAATGCGCGCGACTATGCGGCGCTTAGCTATGACCGCTGCGCCTCCCTGATTGAATCGATCAGGGAGGAAGGAACCAATCGCGAACCGGTGGTCGTCAGGCGAACCCCCAATGCCGAACAGCCCTATGAGCTGATCGTCGGCACACGTCGTCATTTTTCGATCTCCTGGCTCCATGCGAACAACCATAGCGAGATCGAACTCGTAGCCCGGATCGAAACGCTCGATGACGAAGGCGCCTTCCGTCTCGCGGACCTGGAAAACCGGGAGCGCGAGGACGTCACCGATCTCGAGCGGGCCCGAAATTATCGGCACGCGGTGGAAGCCTATTATAAGGGCGTCAGGGCGCAGATGGCCGAGCGCCTGGCGATCCCCAAGCAGAATCTTCACAATCTGCTGCAACTCGCCGAACTCCCCGACGAGGTGGTGAGCGCATTTGCGGAACCAGGCGACCTGAAGGTCCGTCACGGCATGCGCCTGTCGCCGCTCATCAAGGATGAGCGCTATCGCGACGCCATTCTCGGTGAGGCGGCCATAATCGCCGCCGAGCAGAAAGAGCTGCTGGCCGCCGGCGCGGAAAAGATCGAGGGCAGCAAAGTCTGCGAACGCCTGGCCGCGGCCGTGACACCTTCCAGGCCTGCGCCTTCGCCAAAGGCGAAGCCGGCTCTGACGGCAGCTTCGGGCAAGGAGATCGGACAAGTTCTCGCCGATACCAAGGCGAAGGGCATCACGATCAACATCAATCCAAAAGGCCGCGCATCGGTCGATGAGATTCTGGACGCACTGCGTCCGGTCATCGAGAGCGCGAGATTTGCGCGATAA